The window TCTGAGCTGggaattgaaattaaatcaaatttgcCCGAATATTCTGGTTCGTATATAGATTTAAGCAGCATTAATAAAAACTCAAATTCACTAGCAGTTCTTAAAACATTAAAAGATAGAGTGGAGGGAAAAATTGGCAattttaatgatgaaacaagcattgaaaaaaaagaaagatttgATTGCCCATGGTTTTTTTCAACATTACTTACCATTATACTTTTTAAAGACAAGTATAAGAATTTACTCAAAACCAATGAAATTATAAAGCTTTTGAAAGAATCAGGTTCGAATGggaattttaaatttgattcGAGAAGCtgttttatttcaaataagcATGTTAAAAATGTGCTTGCTATTAGCGATAAAGAAATGAAAGAATTACAATCTGAACACATTCTACCATttgatttgaaaaattacttAAGTCCGCATGAACTCCAACAGAGATTGAGCACAATGAATATTGACTTAATTAAGTGGAGGCTAATACCCAATTTCGAACAGATTCACtttaagaatttgaaattcttGATAGTAGGTAGTGGTACATTAGGTTGTAGTGTTGCTAGAAATCTTATTGGATGGGGCATACgaaattttaaattcattgaTCACTCTAAAGTCAGCTTAAACAATCCAATGAGGCAGTGCTTATTTACATTGGAAGATGtcaaaaataagaaaaataagGCCATAGCTGCGGTTGAGAGACTACGATATGTTTGCCCAGATATTCATGCAGAAGGAATCGACTTTGAAATTCCAATACTTGGTGATTCAACATTAAGTCTTGAACAGTTTTTGAAGTCAGTTAATGAAACAAAAGATAACATAATTGATTCTGATGTGGTAATGTTACTTACAGATAACAAAGAATCAAGATGGCTACCTACAGTCCTTATTGGGCTAATCAACCGCTATTATAATAGAAGGAGGCCAATATTATGCATCACAGTTGGATTAGGATTTGATTCATTTATTGTAGTCAGAAATACATTCACAGAAACGGATTATTCTAGTTCTGGGTGCTACTTTTGTGGagatttttcaattaattcaaaaaataatacattAGATATTCCAGTTGATCAACAATGCTCTGTTGTTAGAATGGGGGCAAGCTACTTTGCATCTTCAATTGCagttgaattaattatgaATCTATCTCAGCATCCATTGACATGGAATGCTCCTCATTTAAGTAATGAATCTAATAAAtctgatgaaaataaaagcCTTCTAGGCACAACTCCACAATGTATTAGAGGGTTTTTAGCTGATTTTTCATTCTGTACTGATCCTATTCAGAGGAATAAATGTTGTATTGCTTGCTCAGACAAACtaattgataaaattcATAAAGATGAAGTTAATACATTAAGCGAAATTTTTATCAACCCTCGAAAGGTTGAATCAATTTCTGGATTAACCAATTTTAAATCTGAAATGGAGAAATCAATAACAGAAAGTTATATCTAACGAGAATACTAGAAAGTTTcctaaatattcaataataatatttccgattaataaatattctatttattctttctttgtGATAgagattttgatttttcttGCCTATTATTTTGTACACTCATATTTTTGCCATTTCTAGATTGAAATGTAAAGTCTTTCACTTCGGATTCGCCATCAATTATATACTTAGATCCTACCATACTAGTATGATTATATCTCTTCGATGATTCTATGGAAAGCCCCTCATTATACCATTTCATGAAATTCCTTTCAACTTCTTCAGCCGAAATGATTGAAGTCCCTGCAATCGGAAGAATATCTTCAAACTGCTTTCGAATCTTAATATATCTTGCATGATCAAATTCGTGATCAAGTCTCCCATCCAAAGGATCCCATCTCGGTGGAAGAATTAACTCATTTAATCTCTTCATTTCAAGTAACTCTTTAACATCAGGCCTTACAGGGATATTAAACCCGAATACTTTATCATATATTccatcattattaaattctttaagtttcttatttctttcttttctaatttctTTAGCTACCATTCTTGCATCTATTATTCTTAATCtaaattcttcatcatctgGATATACCATTGGCAATGCATCTGGAAATagtaatttaaaatttttactTTGTACTTTATTctcttttgaatttgaacaTCTAATATCCGAAAGAAATTTAAACAAATCATCTGATGCAGTTTTTAATactaaattaaaaaataaaattatagttaattatttaaatgtATTTTTAAGTCAAACTTACGTGTTGATTCTCCAAATTGTtgagaagaaaatattaccCTAGCTCCTTTAGCTCTAAATTGGGAATTCTTTACGGCTGATTCAATTCCAAGAATTCTTATTGTATTCATAACACATTTTCTTACTTCTCCCAGTAGCTCAGTTTCATTTTCAACAGGAATATCAGAACTTGATCTATAACCTTTAATCTTTGGAATTAAGTACCTCAAGGTTTGTCCTTGTGGTTCATAAAAACCAGCTGAATAAAGGGTTTTACCGATATCTTTTGCCTCACAATCGAAGATGTTTCCTTGTTCGATTAAATAAAGCATCTGTGCAGCAGCTTCTTCAGGAAAAGGTGATTTAAGAAGTCCTAGCATGAAATTGGTTTGTTCATTATCACCAAGTTTGTGTTTGTAATAAAGAGACAATCCATCATTAGATTCTTTTGCATCCAAAATCTGCTCTTTATCGCCATATAATTGTTTATGCTTGTTatattgatgaattaaaaaaaatgtatcaACAAATACTTGTTGAATCATAAAAAAAGCTGTTCCAATATGAAATGTCATAATTGTAAtctcaataataaattcaaattttggatAATAACTATAAAAGCAAAGTAAACAaggaataaatattaatgtgAAACCGGAAATtattgtattaatatttaaactTGTAGAAAATATCCACCAGGGCTTATCCATTCCATTCTTTTTACTACTATCACTGTCATCAACTGGAGAAATAATACTTTCAAAGAATACTAGTATGGAGTAAATTGAAAGTACAAAGAGTATTAAATATCTGGCAAACACATAATTCAGATTTAGAACATTAATTATTCCAGAGATAATGTAAAATCGAACTGATTCCCAATATAAAACTGAAATTTTATAAccagaaaaaagaaaactgCTACTAATTGTATACAATTGATTTTGTctgataatttttttacGAATTACAATACcagaaattatatttatgaGTGGAAACATTgtacaataataaatatatccaATAAGTGCATCGCTATTAAGTGTTTTACAAGGTAACAAGTAGCATTGTGATTGGACTGTACCAAAACCTGGAATATTTGTACATGTCATAGAAACTATAATAGACCAAGAAACTGTTGAATAAATAAGTGTCAAATAGACTTGAGAAGTACAAATAAATCTGTATGTAGACTTTTCCGTTTGATCCTTAagtattttattaaatttttctaaTCTTGCGGATGATTCCATAACTTTCATCCTGTTTAACTCGGTTTTTgtatcattttctttatatattttgtttaCATCGATTATATGTTTAATAGTAAACGTAATAAATAAGATTGCAATACCAAGAATTGGTACTGAATTAGCAATAAACAAATCTGCATTTGCATCAGTTAAATTTACTTGGCCAACTGATTGCATGATAATTGGAAATAACTTAAAGAGGCATTTTGACGGAAAAATCCCCAATGGGAGCCATAGATTAGGTGATAGaagttttattattttgagatAATGGATAAAGAATTCATccatattttgaaattcagAATCCTTATACTTAACAAATATACCATATGTTGTGCTAAtggaaatgaaaaatagtaaattcttaaatttaGCAATTACTGCAGAATTTCTTCTACTTAGTGCTGTATATTTTATAGATAATTCACTTACTCTTGCAATACCATAAGAAATGAGTAATACTAACATAATCATTCCAATAAAAGCCACCAAtaacaaatattgatttggGCATTCAATACATGATTTATCTAATCCATATTCTAATGGGAAGTAGCCGCTTGTGCATGTATTACATAATGGACCAGTATATCCTTCTTTACATCCTTTGCATTCTGGTAAGCAAGCTTCTTCATGAGGACATTTTATTACTATACCAACATAATTATCGCTGAACCACCAACCTCCatttttaagtttttcGTTAGTAGTACAATAATTGCTATCAAATTTTCCTGGGCAAACATATTTTTGAGAATTCAAAGGACATGAAATACAACTGTTAGTTGACtctaatttaaaaaatccTGGAAGGCAAATGCATGAATCTAAACTGTACAAGCCGG is drawn from Cryptosporidium parvum Iowa II chromosome 4, whole genome shotgun sequence and contains these coding sequences:
- a CDS encoding APG7-like ubiquitin activating enzyme E1, with protein sequence MSAIINFGNIDHGCDSYLESAVDNAMMWINNSSNHEKYPFTFKLCIYFDFKTQIAYYSAFFPNVNTNFNIKTDKQSELGIEIKSNLPEYSGSYIDLSSINKNSNSLAVLKTLKDRVEGKIGNFNDETSIEKKERFDCPWFFSTLLTIILFKDKYKNLLKTNEIIKLLKESGSNGNFKFDSRSCFISNKHVKNVLAISDKEMKELQSEHILPFDLKNYLSPHELQQRLSTMNIDLIKWRLIPNFEQIHFKNLKFLIVGSGTLGCSVARNLIGWGIRNFKFIDHSKVSLNNPMRQCLFTLEDVKNKKNKAIAAVERLRYVCPDIHAEGIDFEIPILGDSTLSLEQFLKSVNETKDNIIDSDVVMLLTDNKESRWLPTVLIGLINRYYNRRRPILCITVGLGFDSFIVVRNTFTETDYSSSGCYFCGDFSINSKNNTLDIPVDQQCSVVRMGASYFASSIAVELIMNLSQHPLTWNAPHLSNESNKSDENKSLLGTTPQCIRGFLADFSFCTDPIQRNKCCIACSDKLIDKIHKDEVNTLSEIFINPRKVESISGLTNFKSEMEKSITESYI
- a CDS encoding extracellular membrane associated protein with a signal peptide, an EGF domain followed by 10 transmembrane domains encodes the protein NVKMIKKNNGFKARFSLISQALFLIFLSGLIDAINSSDTPCKKGNYFDGNQCTPCPENTVGLTTNLYSCVNCPINSSTYGDTGLYSLDSCICLPGFFKLESTNSCISCPLNSQKYVCPGKFDSNYCTTNEKLKNGGWWFSDNYVGIVIKCPHEEACLPECKGCKEGYTGPLCNTCTSGYFPLEYGLDKSCIECPNQYLLLVAFIGMIMLVLLISYGIARVSELSIKYTALSRRNSAVIAKFKNLLFFISISTTYGIFVKYKDSEFQNMDEFFIHYLKIIKLLSPNLWLPLGIFPSKCLFKLFPIIMQSVGQVNLTDANADLFIANSVPILGIAILFITFTIKHIIDVNKIYKENDTKTELNRMKVMESSARLEKFNKILKDQTEKSTYRFICTSQVYLTLIYSTVSWSIIVSMTCTNIPGFGTVQSQCYLLPCKTLNSDALIGYIYYCTMFPLINIISGIVIRKKIIRQNQLYTISSSFLFSGYKISVLYWESVRFYIISGIINVLNLNYVFARYLILFVLSIYSILVFFESIISPVDDSDSSKKNGMDKPWWIFSTSLNINTIISGFTLIFIPCLLCFYSYYPKFEFIIEITIMTFHIGTAFFMIQQVFVDTFFLIHQYNKHKQLYGDKEQILDAKESNDGLSLYYKHKLGDNEQTNFMLGLLKSPFPEEAAAQMLYLIEQGNIFDCEAKDIGKTLYSAGFYEPQGQTLRYLIPKIKGYRSSSDIPVENETELLGEVRKCVMNTIRILGIESAVKNSQFRAKGARVIFSSQQFGESTRKFDLKIHLNN